Proteins from a genomic interval of Sandaracinaceae bacterium:
- a CDS encoding cupin domain-containing protein: protein MADRLSNNPIHLGLGATAVREPDFTGEMSWYAGYGARHAADGEEGRLVSMHTFSEPWTTWEMHPRGHEVVLCTAGEITLIQESDGETRSVTLKAGEYAINEPGVWHTADVDESATAVFITAGAGTEHRPR, encoded by the coding sequence ATGGCCGACCGACTCTCGAACAATCCCATCCACCTCGGCCTCGGGGCCACCGCGGTCCGCGAGCCGGACTTCACGGGTGAGATGAGCTGGTACGCGGGCTACGGCGCGCGCCACGCGGCGGACGGCGAGGAGGGGCGGCTCGTCTCGATGCACACCTTCTCGGAGCCGTGGACGACGTGGGAGATGCACCCGCGCGGGCACGAGGTCGTGCTGTGCACGGCGGGGGAGATCACGCTGATCCAGGAGTCGGACGGCGAGACCCGCTCGGTGACGCTTAAGGCCGGGGAGTACGCGATCAACGAGCCCGGCGTCTGGCACACCGCGGACGTGGACGAGAGCGCCACCGCGGTCTTCATCACCGCCGGGGCCGGGACCGAGCACCGCCCGCGATAG